From Halomicrobium salinisoli, the proteins below share one genomic window:
- a CDS encoding small ribosomal subunit Rsm22 family protein encodes MNPETRERIRDNAKYLRQVRPIDPEEIYEYVEGEPHPAVVRQVLREEAPDLGLIEREDGTFAPVAEGPLSITFDGVEALPDAHARRLEDLLVEEFGAGWPEGESGDRLRERIRAVKERYLNQQSVDYDDLTALAYAVYHLPDYYAATQYVLADLAADGLLPTHLRVLDVGAGVGGPALGLIDLLPDDALVEYEAVEPGAGADVLEEMLDETGSNVHATVHHEAIEEFEPDSGDGDGGDDDEYDLILFANVLSELDGPEAVLRESLDWLAEDGSVVALAPADRNTATGLREVERAVADRGPATVYSPTVRLWPGESPDSESWSFDVKPDLDVPGFQRRLDEAAAESDHEGDRGEASGGEFVNVDVQYAYSVLRTDGRTGIAARGDRSRVAKMADAEEFVTDRVDLMAVKLSHDLADGGNPLFLIGDGSQDEDFFAVLTEEDVLNADLRRADYGELLSFENVLVLWNDDEGAYNVVVDDEAVVDRVPP; translated from the coding sequence ATGAACCCGGAGACCCGCGAGCGGATCAGGGACAACGCGAAGTACCTCCGCCAGGTCCGACCGATCGACCCCGAGGAGATCTACGAGTACGTCGAGGGCGAGCCCCACCCCGCGGTGGTGCGGCAGGTGCTCCGCGAGGAGGCGCCCGACCTCGGCCTGATCGAGCGGGAGGACGGCACCTTCGCCCCCGTGGCGGAGGGGCCGCTCTCGATTACCTTCGACGGCGTCGAGGCCCTTCCGGACGCCCACGCCCGGCGGCTGGAGGACCTCCTCGTCGAGGAGTTCGGCGCCGGCTGGCCCGAGGGCGAGAGCGGCGACCGCCTCCGCGAGCGCATCCGCGCCGTCAAGGAGCGATACCTCAACCAGCAGTCCGTCGACTACGACGACCTGACGGCGCTGGCCTACGCGGTCTACCACCTCCCGGACTACTACGCCGCGACGCAGTACGTCCTCGCAGACCTGGCCGCCGACGGCCTCCTGCCGACCCACCTCCGGGTGCTGGACGTCGGCGCGGGCGTCGGCGGCCCCGCGCTGGGGCTGATCGACCTCCTGCCCGACGACGCGCTGGTCGAGTACGAGGCCGTCGAACCCGGCGCCGGCGCGGACGTCCTCGAGGAGATGCTCGACGAGACCGGTTCGAACGTCCACGCGACGGTCCACCACGAGGCGATCGAGGAGTTCGAGCCGGACAGCGGCGACGGTGACGGCGGCGACGACGACGAGTACGACCTGATCCTGTTCGCGAACGTCCTGAGCGAACTCGACGGCCCCGAAGCGGTCCTCCGCGAGTCGCTGGACTGGCTCGCCGAGGACGGTAGCGTCGTCGCGCTCGCGCCCGCGGACCGCAACACCGCGACGGGCCTCCGCGAGGTCGAGCGCGCCGTCGCCGACCGCGGACCCGCGACCGTCTACTCGCCGACCGTCCGACTGTGGCCCGGCGAGAGTCCCGACAGCGAGTCGTGGTCGTTCGACGTCAAGCCCGACCTCGACGTGCCGGGGTTCCAGCGCCGCCTGGACGAGGCCGCCGCTGAATCGGACCACGAGGGCGACCGAGGGGAGGCCTCGGGCGGCGAGTTCGTCAACGTCGACGTCCAGTACGCCTACTCCGTGCTGCGGACGGACGGCCGGACCGGCATCGCCGCCCGCGGCGACCGCTCCAGGGTAGCGAAGATGGCCGACGCCGAGGAGTTCGTGACCGACCGCGTCGACCTCATGGCGGTCAAACTGAGCCACGACCTCGCCGACGGCGGCAACCCGCTCTTCCTGATCGGCGACGGCAGCCAGGACGAGGACTTCTTCGCCGTCCTCACCGAGGAGGACGTCCTCAACGCCGACCTCCGGCGAGCCGACTACGGCGAACTTCTCTCCTTCGAGAACGTCCTCGTGCTGTGGAACGACGACGAGGGCGCCTACAACGTGGTCGTCGACGACGAGGCCGTCGTCGACCGGGTGCCGCCGTAG
- the surE gene encoding 5'/3'-nucleotidase SurE, with protein sequence MDEEPVILLTNDDGIESVGFRALYDALEAVGDVTAVAPMSDQSAVGRAISSEVTVREYDLGYAVEGTPADCVVAGVESLVPDVDLVVAGCNRGANLGAYVLGRSGTVSAAVEATFFDVPAIAVSMYIPVREDAAFAEVEADYESYSEATDAASYLAGNALEAGVFDRCDYLNVNAPVADWGPAEMVVTEPSRVYQMGAEREGETVTLHDRIWERMAEGDIPDPEGTDRRAVVDGKVSVSPLTAPHSCRHHDALDDLADGYGAD encoded by the coding sequence ATGGACGAGGAGCCGGTCATATTGTTGACCAACGACGACGGCATCGAGAGCGTCGGCTTCCGGGCGCTCTACGACGCCCTCGAGGCGGTGGGCGACGTCACAGCGGTCGCGCCCATGTCCGACCAGAGCGCGGTCGGGCGGGCCATCTCCAGCGAGGTGACCGTCAGGGAGTACGACCTGGGCTACGCCGTCGAGGGCACGCCGGCGGACTGCGTCGTGGCGGGCGTCGAGTCGCTGGTCCCCGACGTCGACCTCGTGGTGGCGGGGTGCAACCGCGGGGCCAACCTCGGCGCGTACGTCCTGGGGCGGTCGGGCACCGTCAGCGCGGCGGTCGAGGCGACCTTCTTCGACGTGCCGGCCATCGCCGTCTCGATGTACATCCCGGTCCGGGAGGACGCGGCCTTCGCGGAGGTGGAGGCCGACTACGAGAGCTATTCTGAGGCGACCGACGCCGCCAGCTACCTGGCGGGGAACGCGCTGGAGGCGGGCGTCTTCGACCGCTGCGACTACCTCAACGTCAACGCGCCCGTCGCTGACTGGGGGCCCGCGGAGATGGTCGTCACGGAGCCCTCCCGCGTCTACCAGATGGGCGCGGAGCGCGAGGGCGAGACGGTGACGCTGCACGACCGGATCTGGGAGCGGATGGCGGAGGGGGACATCCCCGACCCGGAGGGCACCGACCGCCGCGCCGTCGTCGACGGCAAGGTCAGCGTCTCGCCGCTGACGGCGCCCCACTCCTGCCGGCACCACGACGCGCTGGACGACCTCGCGGACGGCTACGGGGCGGACTGA
- a CDS encoding DMT family transporter, translating into MRFRNAVLFVALAAVWGSAFTAIKAGLDFFPPVLFAALRYDVAGVLMFGYAIYATDRWRPRTRAEWYEVAVGGSLLIAAYHALLFVGEQGTTSAAAAIVVSLSPVLTTGFARAFLPDERLTPVGLVGLLVGFVGVAVLSQPDPNDLLDARTVSLGLVFLAAAAFALGSVLTRRVETALPIETMEAWSMLVGAGLMHLLSLGLAESVVDVEWTTDALLALGYLAVVASAAGFLVYFDLLERLGPIEINLVSYAAPVAAAATGLVFLGERPTPLTAVGFALILAGFVLVKRAAIREALVGRR; encoded by the coding sequence ATGCGATTCAGGAACGCCGTTCTCTTCGTCGCGCTGGCGGCCGTCTGGGGCAGCGCGTTCACGGCGATCAAGGCCGGCCTCGACTTTTTCCCGCCGGTGCTGTTCGCCGCGCTGCGCTACGACGTCGCCGGCGTCCTGATGTTCGGCTACGCGATCTACGCCACGGACCGCTGGCGACCGCGGACCCGCGCGGAGTGGTACGAGGTGGCCGTCGGCGGCTCGCTGCTGATCGCCGCCTACCACGCGCTGCTGTTCGTCGGCGAGCAGGGGACCACCAGCGCCGCGGCCGCCATCGTCGTCAGCCTCTCGCCGGTGCTGACGACGGGGTTCGCCCGCGCCTTCCTCCCGGACGAGCGGCTGACGCCGGTGGGACTCGTCGGCCTCCTGGTCGGGTTCGTCGGCGTCGCCGTGCTGAGCCAGCCCGATCCGAACGACCTGCTCGACGCGCGGACCGTCTCGCTCGGCCTCGTCTTCCTCGCGGCGGCGGCCTTCGCGCTGGGCAGCGTCCTCACCCGGCGGGTCGAGACCGCCCTGCCCATCGAGACGATGGAGGCGTGGTCGATGCTCGTCGGCGCCGGCCTGATGCACCTGCTGAGCCTCGGCCTCGCCGAGTCAGTCGTCGACGTCGAGTGGACGACCGACGCCCTCCTGGCGCTGGGCTATCTGGCCGTCGTCGCCAGCGCCGCCGGCTTCCTGGTCTACTTCGACCTGCTGGAGCGCCTCGGCCCCATCGAGATCAACCTCGTCTCCTACGCGGCGCCGGTCGCGGCGGCCGCGACCGGCCTCGTCTTCCTCGGGGAGCGACCGACCCCGCTGACCGCCGTCGGGTTCGCGCTGATCCTCGCCGGGTTCGTCCTCGTGAAGCGCGCGGCGATCCGCGAGGCGCTGGTCGGCCGCCGCTGA
- a CDS encoding heavy-metal-associated domain-containing protein, producing MSCNGCEQNVVNALESTGGVESAEADHEAGTVEVVVEEDVDDATLADAVDQAGYEVVA from the coding sequence ATGTCATGCAACGGCTGCGAACAGAACGTCGTGAACGCCCTGGAGAGCACCGGCGGCGTCGAGAGCGCCGAGGCCGACCACGAGGCCGGCACGGTGGAGGTCGTCGTCGAAGAGGACGTCGACGACGCGACGCTGGCGGACGCCGTCGACCAGGCCGGCTACGAGGTCGTCGCCTGA
- the gfo6 gene encoding D-xylose 1-dehydrogenase Gfo6: MTVDVDRYFQEEFTRRDWQTLEGGTVRMAVVGLGGFARDRALPAIRSGDFTELSVLVSGSPDKAASLADEYDTATVLDYESFTDGEATDEYDAVYVATPPAYHDEYAVAAAGFGKHVLCEKPLAADLASAERMVEACEDAGVVLMTAYRLRTEPALRRMREVVADGVIGDPIHIQSGFTSKLLEDIGPDSWRLDPDVAGGGALIDLGVYPLNTSRFLLDSDPVAVQAQTHSSDPLFDRVDEHAALLLRFPSGATASCHASFNAQRDNYLRVLGTEGLILVREPFSGTVAQEIVVERGAARTQYTGESVDEVREEFDYFAHCALAGTGCETDGGEGYEDLRVVKAAYDAADTDECVPLR, translated from the coding sequence ATGACGGTCGACGTCGACCGCTACTTCCAGGAGGAGTTCACCCGCCGCGACTGGCAGACCCTCGAGGGGGGGACCGTCCGCATGGCGGTCGTCGGCCTCGGCGGGTTCGCGCGGGACCGCGCGCTCCCGGCGATCAGGAGCGGCGACTTCACCGAACTGTCCGTCCTCGTCAGCGGGTCGCCGGACAAGGCCGCGTCGCTGGCCGACGAGTACGACACGGCGACGGTCCTCGACTACGAGTCGTTCACCGACGGCGAGGCGACCGACGAGTACGACGCCGTCTACGTCGCCACGCCGCCGGCCTACCACGACGAGTACGCCGTCGCCGCGGCCGGGTTCGGCAAGCACGTCCTCTGCGAGAAGCCCCTCGCCGCGGACCTGGCGTCCGCCGAGCGGATGGTCGAGGCCTGCGAGGACGCCGGCGTCGTGCTGATGACGGCCTACCGCCTGCGGACAGAACCGGCGCTGCGGCGGATGCGAGAGGTCGTCGCCGACGGCGTCATCGGCGACCCCATCCATATCCAGTCGGGGTTCACGTCAAAACTGCTCGAGGACATCGGCCCCGACTCCTGGCGCCTGGATCCCGACGTCGCCGGCGGCGGCGCGCTGATCGACCTCGGGGTCTACCCGCTGAACACCAGCCGCTTCCTGCTGGACAGCGACCCGGTGGCCGTTCAGGCCCAGACCCACTCCAGCGACCCGCTGTTCGACCGCGTCGACGAACACGCCGCGTTGCTGTTGCGGTTCCCCTCCGGCGCGACGGCGTCCTGTCACGCCAGTTTCAACGCCCAGCGGGACAACTACCTCCGGGTCCTCGGGACGGAGGGACTGATTCTGGTGCGCGAGCCGTTCAGCGGGACGGTCGCTCAGGAGATCGTCGTCGAGCGCGGCGCCGCCCGCACGCAGTACACGGGCGAGTCGGTCGACGAGGTCCGCGAGGAGTTCGACTACTTCGCCCACTGCGCGCTGGCCGGGACCGGCTGCGAGACTGACGGCGGAGAAGGGTACGAAGACCTCAGAGTCGTGAAGGCGGCCTACGACGCCGCCGACACCGACGAGTGCGTGCCGCTGCGGTGA
- a CDS encoding carbonic anhydrase produces the protein MDESFVDLLERNADHARAFGDRFDEVQEAQHPVAVTVCCSDSRVLQDSIWNNDEPGRIFSSGNIGNRVVQRTTDGEVVSGDVLYPLLHTGTQLAVVVGHTGCGAVTATYDGLSGDASDAPGIEHCIDLLGSHLAAGVEALPDDLDRREAVNRLVEYNVDRQVQFLRESDDVPDAVDVVGVVYDFQDVYSDRRGEVQVINVEGETDVEALREAHPEVADRIDRLWEY, from the coding sequence ATGGACGAGTCGTTCGTCGACCTGCTCGAGCGCAACGCCGACCACGCGCGGGCCTTCGGGGACCGGTTCGACGAGGTGCAGGAGGCCCAGCACCCCGTCGCCGTCACCGTCTGCTGCTCGGACTCCCGGGTGCTGCAGGACAGCATCTGGAACAACGACGAGCCCGGACGCATCTTCAGCAGCGGGAACATCGGCAACCGCGTCGTCCAGCGGACGACCGACGGCGAGGTCGTCTCCGGGGACGTCCTCTATCCGCTCCTCCACACGGGGACGCAACTGGCGGTCGTCGTCGGGCACACGGGCTGTGGCGCCGTGACGGCGACCTACGACGGGCTGTCCGGCGACGCGTCCGACGCGCCGGGGATCGAGCACTGCATCGACCTGCTGGGGTCGCACCTCGCGGCGGGGGTCGAGGCGCTCCCCGACGACCTGGACCGGCGCGAGGCGGTCAACCGACTCGTGGAGTACAACGTCGACCGGCAGGTCCAGTTCCTCCGGGAGAGCGACGACGTGCCCGACGCGGTCGACGTCGTCGGCGTCGTCTACGACTTCCAGGACGTCTACTCCGATCGCCGCGGCGAGGTGCAGGTGATCAACGTCGAGGGCGAGACCGACGTCGAGGCGCTGCGGGAGGCCCATCCCGAGGTCGCGGACCGGATCGATCGCCTCTGGGAGTACTGA
- a CDS encoding FAD-dependent oxidoreductase → MAIETSGSPLPDRAMSYWVDSTDQPSYPRLTDAIEADVAVVGGGIAGISTAAFLAEAGRDVALLEADEVLRGTTGHTTAKVTVGHGLRYQYLIDTFGERTARLYAESNRTALEAVTRRVRREGIDCEFTPAAAYAYALSEDRREAIQREADAARRLGLAASYVEDVPAPVDAAAAVRYADQAHFHPREYLLALLETFEREGGRVYEHSRVTGIETGSPHVLRTRDGRVGADDVVVASHFPFYRRSLYTKRMLPHQEHVLAADVEGEPPEDMYVSVGPDTHSFRPVPTGEGPMLLVDGHRHPTGIGEDTMALTRQIESWTTETFPVEAVTYRWTVQDYETIDRVPYVGSIDPFADGVYVATGFGGWGATHGTVAGLLLRDLILGRENAWAELYDPNRLPTAALKGLPGAGRTMLKQRAKGKRSLSGGERAPDLRPGEGQVVNLHGRTLGLYREDVDTWRAVEGTCPYGGCTLVWNGAGESWDCPCDGSRFTVDGSVVDGPAQEGLGRVPLAVTRRDERVAREAR, encoded by the coding sequence ATGGCGATCGAGACGTCCGGGTCACCGCTGCCCGACCGCGCGATGTCGTACTGGGTCGACTCGACGGACCAGCCGTCGTATCCCCGGCTGACGGACGCTATCGAGGCCGACGTGGCCGTCGTCGGCGGCGGCATCGCCGGAATCTCGACGGCTGCGTTCCTCGCGGAGGCGGGTCGCGACGTCGCGCTGCTGGAGGCCGACGAGGTGCTGCGCGGGACGACCGGCCACACCACGGCGAAGGTGACCGTCGGCCACGGCCTGCGCTACCAGTACCTGATCGACACCTTCGGCGAGCGGACGGCCCGCCTGTACGCCGAATCGAACCGGACCGCGCTGGAGGCGGTGACCCGGCGCGTCCGCCGCGAGGGCATCGACTGCGAGTTCACCCCCGCGGCGGCGTACGCGTACGCCCTCTCCGAGGACAGACGCGAGGCGATACAGCGAGAGGCCGACGCGGCCCGCCGCCTCGGCCTGGCCGCGTCGTACGTCGAGGACGTGCCGGCGCCCGTCGACGCCGCCGCGGCCGTCCGGTACGCTGACCAGGCCCACTTCCACCCGCGGGAGTACCTGCTGGCGCTGCTGGAGACCTTCGAGCGCGAGGGCGGCCGCGTCTACGAGCACAGCCGGGTCACCGGCATCGAGACGGGGTCGCCCCACGTGCTCCGGACCCGCGACGGCCGCGTCGGGGCCGACGACGTGGTCGTCGCGAGCCACTTCCCGTTCTACAGGCGCTCGCTGTACACGAAGCGGATGCTCCCCCACCAGGAGCACGTCCTCGCCGCGGACGTCGAGGGCGAGCCCCCCGAGGACATGTACGTCAGCGTCGGCCCGGACACCCACTCGTTCCGGCCGGTCCCGACCGGCGAGGGACCGATGCTGCTCGTCGACGGGCACCGGCACCCGACCGGCATCGGCGAGGACACGATGGCACTCACCCGGCAGATCGAGTCGTGGACGACGGAGACGTTCCCCGTCGAGGCGGTCACCTACCGGTGGACCGTGCAGGACTACGAGACCATCGACCGGGTTCCCTACGTCGGGTCGATCGACCCGTTCGCGGACGGCGTCTACGTCGCGACCGGCTTCGGCGGGTGGGGGGCGACCCACGGGACCGTCGCCGGCCTCCTCCTGCGGGACCTGATCCTCGGCCGCGAGAACGCCTGGGCCGAGCTGTACGACCCCAACAGGCTCCCGACGGCGGCGCTCAAGGGGCTCCCCGGGGCCGGCCGGACCATGCTGAAACAGCGCGCGAAGGGCAAGCGGAGCCTCAGCGGCGGGGAGCGGGCCCCGGATCTGCGTCCCGGCGAGGGGCAGGTCGTGAACCTCCACGGGCGAACGCTCGGCCTCTACCGCGAGGACGTCGACACGTGGCGCGCGGTCGAGGGGACCTGTCCGTACGGCGGCTGTACGCTCGTCTGGAACGGCGCCGGCGAGAGCTGGGACTGCCCCTGCGACGGCTCGCGGTTCACCGTCGACGGGTCGGTCGTCGACGGGCCCGCACAGGAGGGGCTCGGGCGGGTGCCCCTGGCCGTCACGCGCCGCGACGAGCGGGTGGCCCGGGAGGCTCGCTAG
- a CDS encoding diaminobutyrate--2-oxoglutarate transaminase, with product MTYLDRGNEALLEQQAVRESNARTYPRHLPLAIREASGVTVTDMDGTEYYDCLAGAGTLALGHNHPRVVEAMERALEADRPVHTLDITAPAKERFVDSLFESLPDEFAESAKVQFCSPAGTDAVEAALKLVKTATGNRSVLGFQGAYHGMTSGALSLMGDTDAKEPLPGLANDVHHLPYPYDYRCPFGEGGEAGHRIASRYVENLLDDPESGITEPAGVILEPVQGEAGAVPAPDEWLREIRRITRERDIPLILDEIQAGLGRTGETYAFEHAGITPDVVTLSKAIGGGLPLAVVVYDESLDAWEPGAHAGTFRGNQLAMAAGEATVDYVLENDLDDHAAAVGARLREHLESTAERFDEVGDVRGRGLMLGVEFVDEGADWQGAGPHAPDSDLAEAVQSECFDRGLIVELGGRDSATARFLPPLIITEQQVDDVAAIFDEAVAAAVREQRRTREVSA from the coding sequence GTGACCTACCTGGATCGCGGCAACGAGGCGCTGCTCGAACAGCAGGCGGTGCGGGAATCGAACGCGCGGACGTACCCGCGTCACCTGCCGCTGGCCATCCGCGAGGCCAGCGGCGTGACGGTGACGGACATGGACGGCACCGAGTACTACGACTGCCTGGCGGGCGCGGGCACGCTCGCGCTCGGTCACAACCACCCCCGCGTCGTCGAGGCGATGGAGCGCGCGCTCGAGGCGGACCGGCCGGTCCACACGCTCGACATCACCGCGCCCGCGAAGGAGCGGTTCGTCGACTCGCTGTTCGAGAGCCTCCCCGACGAGTTCGCCGAGAGCGCGAAGGTCCAGTTCTGCAGCCCCGCCGGCACCGACGCCGTCGAGGCGGCCCTGAAGCTCGTCAAGACCGCGACGGGCAACCGGAGCGTGCTGGGGTTCCAGGGCGCGTACCACGGGATGACCAGCGGCGCGCTCAGCCTGATGGGCGACACCGACGCCAAGGAGCCCCTGCCGGGGCTGGCGAACGACGTCCACCACCTGCCCTACCCCTACGACTACCGCTGCCCGTTCGGCGAGGGCGGCGAGGCCGGCCACCGGATCGCCAGCCGGTACGTCGAGAACCTGCTGGACGACCCCGAGAGCGGCATCACGGAGCCCGCGGGCGTGATCCTCGAACCCGTCCAGGGCGAGGCGGGCGCCGTGCCCGCGCCCGACGAGTGGCTCAGGGAGATCAGGCGCATCACGCGCGAGCGCGATATCCCGCTGATCCTCGACGAGATCCAGGCCGGCCTCGGCCGGACCGGGGAGACGTACGCGTTCGAGCACGCCGGGATCACGCCCGACGTCGTCACCCTCTCGAAGGCCATCGGGGGCGGCCTCCCGCTGGCCGTCGTGGTCTACGACGAGTCGCTGGACGCGTGGGAGCCGGGCGCCCACGCCGGCACCTTCCGCGGGAACCAGCTGGCGATGGCCGCCGGCGAGGCGACCGTCGACTACGTCCTCGAGAACGACCTCGACGACCACGCCGCCGCTGTCGGCGCGCGCCTGCGCGAGCACCTCGAATCGACGGCCGAGCGGTTCGACGAGGTCGGCGACGTCCGCGGGCGCGGCCTGATGCTCGGCGTCGAGTTCGTCGACGAGGGCGCCGACTGGCAGGGCGCCGGCCCCCACGCGCCGGACAGCGACCTCGCCGAGGCCGTCCAGTCGGAGTGCTTCGACCGGGGCCTCATCGTCGAACTCGGCGGGCGGGACAGCGCCACGGCGCGGTTCCTGCCGCCGCTGATCATCACGGAGCAGCAGGTCGACGACGTCGCGGCCATCTTCGACGAGGCCGTGGCCGCCGCCGTCCGCGAGCAGCGCCGGACGCGGGAGGTGTCCGCATGA
- a CDS encoding pyridoxal phosphate-dependent decarboxylase family protein: protein MSADGLFLGTESGDDAYREAMDAAVQAVLDAYAARSEPYSGASPDDLAAQFDEPVVPEDGRGLDATVDEVAERVLAHSVDTSHPRCVAHLQCPPMIPGLAAEALLTAANQSLDSFDQAPAATVLEQRVVDALCDLFDLPSAADGVFTSGGTQSNFQALLLARDRHCARRFDRDVQAAGLPADAESLRVLCSEAAHFTAKQAAHHLGLGEDAVVAVPTDDDHRMDLDALDAALSDLEERDAVPFALVGTAGTTDFGSVDPLPALADRAAERDLWFHVDAAYGGALALSDEYDCLLDGIERADSVAVDFHKLFYQPISCGAFLVRDGDAFRWMARNAAYLNPEDHDEAGVPNLVAKSVQTTRRFDALKPYVAFRALGRSGLADLVDGTLELADDAAALVDAADDFELLGEPTLNAVVFRYRPREGMDDESVSRLNAAVRRELLEDGRAVVARTDVDGVTSLKLTLLNPTATLDDVAATLDAVRDCGAAVAEREVTV, encoded by the coding sequence ATGAGCGCGGACGGACTGTTCCTCGGCACCGAGAGCGGCGACGACGCCTATCGCGAGGCGATGGACGCGGCGGTCCAGGCCGTCCTCGACGCCTACGCCGCCCGGTCCGAGCCCTACTCCGGCGCGTCGCCGGACGACCTCGCCGCGCAGTTCGACGAGCCCGTGGTGCCGGAGGACGGGCGGGGCCTCGACGCGACCGTCGACGAGGTGGCCGAGCGCGTCCTCGCCCACTCCGTCGATACGTCGCACCCCCGCTGTGTCGCCCACCTGCAGTGCCCGCCGATGATCCCGGGGCTGGCCGCGGAGGCGCTGCTCACGGCGGCGAACCAGTCGCTGGACTCCTTCGACCAGGCGCCGGCCGCGACGGTCCTGGAGCAGCGCGTCGTCGACGCGCTCTGTGACCTGTTCGACCTCCCGTCGGCCGCGGACGGCGTGTTCACCAGCGGCGGGACGCAGTCGAACTTCCAGGCCCTGCTGCTGGCGCGGGACCGCCACTGCGCCCGGCGCTTCGACCGCGACGTGCAGGCAGCGGGGCTCCCAGCAGACGCCGAGTCGCTGCGCGTCCTCTGCTCGGAAGCGGCCCACTTCACCGCGAAGCAGGCCGCACACCACCTCGGGCTCGGCGAGGACGCCGTGGTCGCGGTGCCCACCGACGACGATCACCGGATGGACCTCGACGCGCTCGACGCGGCGCTTTCGGACCTAGAGGAGCGCGACGCGGTGCCGTTCGCCCTCGTGGGCACCGCCGGGACGACGGACTTCGGGAGCGTCGATCCGCTCCCGGCACTCGCCGACCGCGCTGCCGAGCGCGACCTGTGGTTCCACGTGGACGCCGCCTACGGCGGCGCCCTCGCCCTGAGCGACGAGTACGACTGCCTCCTCGACGGCATCGAGCGGGCGGACTCCGTGGCCGTCGACTTCCACAAGCTGTTCTACCAGCCGATCAGCTGCGGGGCCTTCCTCGTCCGTGACGGCGACGCCTTCCGGTGGATGGCCCGCAACGCCGCCTACCTCAACCCCGAGGACCACGACGAGGCCGGCGTCCCGAACCTCGTCGCGAAGTCGGTCCAGACGACGCGGCGCTTCGATGCGCTGAAGCCATACGTCGCCTTCCGCGCCCTCGGGCGGTCCGGGCTGGCGGACCTCGTCGACGGCACGCTCGAACTGGCCGACGACGCCGCCGCGCTCGTGGACGCGGCCGACGACTTCGAGCTGCTGGGGGAGCCGACGCTGAACGCCGTCGTCTTCCGCTACCGGCCCCGCGAGGGGATGGACGACGAGTCCGTGAGCCGACTCAACGCCGCCGTCCGCCGCGAGCTGCTCGAGGACGGCCGCGCCGTCGTGGCCCGCACCGACGTCGACGGCGTCACGAGCCTGAAGCTCACGCTGCTGAACCCGACGGCGACGCTCGACGACGTCGCCGCGACGCTCGACGCCGTGCGGGACTGCGGCGCCGCGGTCGCCGAGCGGGAGGTGACGGTATGA